In the Burkholderia glumae LMG 2196 = ATCC 33617 genome, one interval contains:
- a CDS encoding IS5-like element ISBugl2 family transposase (programmed frameshift) has protein sequence MEAPIIDDELWILIEPLLPPAKLRAKSDPGRPRVSDRAALNGILFVFKTGIRWNHLPTRLGFGSGATCWRRLSDWQKAGVWDQLHELLLDKLRAAGQIDLSYAAVDSSSVRAVGAGGKTGPNPTDRARPGSKHHVLVDANGVPLVAILTGANTNNVTQLLPLVDAIPPIRGVRGRPLQKPGVVYADRGYDSTRHRHALRERGIKPVIAKRRTEHGSGLGKYRWVVERTHSWLHNFRRLRTRFERSAYIHEAFLKLGCSIICWNIFRRTEQGF, from the exons ATGGAAGCGCCAATCATTGACGACGAACTGTGGATACTGATCGAACCATTGCTGCCACCTGCGAAGCTTCGAGCGAAGAGCGATCCTGGTCGCCCGCGCGTGTCCGACCGTGCGGCTCTCAACGGCATCCTGTTCGTGTTCAAAACGGGAATTCGTTGGAACCACTTGCCGACTCGTCTGGGCTTTGGCTCGGGCGCCACATGCTGGCGGCGATTGAGCGACTGGCAAAAGGCTGGTGTATGGGACCAACTGCACGAGTTGCTACTCGACAAGTTGCGTGCGGCCGGCCAAATCGATCTGTCATACGCTGCGGTCGATTCGTCGTCCGTGCGCGCCGTTGGGGCGGGCG GAAAAACTGGCCCGAACCCCACCGATCGCGCGCGACCCGGTTCCAAGCACCACGTCCTCGTAGACGCCAACGGCGTTCCTCTCGTTGCGATCCTGACTGGCGCGAACACCAACAACGTCACGCAGTTGCTGCCGCTCGTTGATGCGATTCCACCCATTCGCGGCGTTCGTGGCCGACCGCTTCAGAAGCCCGGCGTCGTCTACGCCGATCGCGGCTACGATTCCACCCGACATCGTCACGCGTTGCGCGAACGCGGTATCAAGCCCGTGATCGCCAAGCGCCGGACCGAGCATGGCAGTGGTCTGGGCAAGTATCGTTGGGTGGTCGAACGTACGCATTCCTGGCTCCACAATTTCCGGCGCCTACGCACTCGCTTCGAGCGAAGTGCCTACATTCACGAAGCATTCCTCAAACTTGGCTGCTCGATCATCTGTTGGAACATCTTCAGACGAACTGAGCAGGGTTTTTGA